Within Caproicibacterium argilliputei, the genomic segment GTGCTGTCAAAACACAGAATTTGCTCCATTTCGGAATCCAGAAAGGCGTTGAGCCGTGACATGGCGGTGGAAAGCACAGAGGCCATCGCTTGGTCTGCCGTGTTCAGCGCAGCCCCCGCGAACCATTTAGCCTTGTGGTCGGGCGGCAGCTTATCCATCAGCAATTGAAACAGGCTTTTGTTCTTCACCGGCGAGGGTGCCAGCAGATCCTGTATCAGCTTGAACACCGAAATGATATGGCGCTTTTCCGGGGAGCAGTATTCCGCGATCAATAAAATCACCGAAGTCAGAAGGCCCTCGGCGGCATCGTAAAAGAAGGCGTTCTGCCCGTAGTTCGCCGAGTCCTCGCCGCTGCTGGTGATGATGGTCTTGGCTGTGATCTTGGCGTATTTTTCAGCCTTGGCCTTAAAGGACAGATTTTCCGGATTCTCTTTGTAAGCATCCATATATTTGTTGACAAGATGCAGAATGTTGTCACCGTCCGAGCGTGTCGGATTGCGGAGATCCAATACGGAAATATTGTAACCGTAGCATTCTTTGGCGATGCCCCCATAGTTCCGAAACAGGTCGCCCTTGGTATCGGTGCAGAGAAAACTCATCCCGGACGCGCAGGCGTATTCGATATTCGGATAGAGAAAATGCGCGGTTTTACCGACACCGGCGGCCCCGATCATCAAGCAGTGGATGTCCCCGATATCCACCAGCGCGGTGACGGAGCCGCCTTTCTTTTTGTAACCGACAATCAGTCCCTGCGGAAGCTGCTCCGCAGACGAATTGGGTCCAGCATCATGCTGCCGCCATTTTTCCGGCTCAAATGGGACGCGGGTATAGGTCTGCCGGATTTCCTTTTCGGTGGCGAACCGCGCCGTTCCGTGCTGACCGTCGCCAACCGTTTTGGATTTGATTCCGTTGAGGGTATAGTAGTGCGCCAGTAGAGAGATGAACCCAATGACGGCGAACATCCCAATCCCAACCACAAGCAATGTAATAATTTGCGATGACTGCATAATTTCCACCTCCATTTTTACATCGTCATTTTCATTCCGCAGTGCTGTTTTTCGGCCTCCAGTTCCTCGGCGGGAAGCGGATTCACACCATGCCGCGCCTTAAGATCCTCGTTCCAATCCTTGTATTGCGATTGCAGCACGGATACATCGGAATATCTGTGTTCCTGTAAAATCTCTTCGAGGCGCTCCGTCGCCTTGATCCCCGCCTCGTCGTGATCCAGGCAAAGGAACACCCTCCGGATAT encodes:
- a CDS encoding VirD4-like conjugal transfer protein, CD1115 family, which gives rise to MQSSQIITLLVVGIGMFAVIGFISLLAHYYTLNGIKSKTVGDGQHGTARFATEKEIRQTYTRVPFEPEKWRQHDAGPNSSAEQLPQGLIVGYKKKGGSVTALVDIGDIHCLMIGAAGVGKTAHFLYPNIEYACASGMSFLCTDTKGDLFRNYGGIAKECYGYNISVLDLRNPTRSDGDNILHLVNKYMDAYKENPENLSFKAKAEKYAKITAKTIITSSGEDSANYGQNAFFYDAAEGLLTSVILLIAEYCSPEKRHIISVFKLIQDLLAPSPVKNKSLFQLLMDKLPPDHKAKWFAGAALNTADQAMASVLSTAMSRLNAFLDSEMEQILCFDSTLDTETFCREKSAIFIVLPEEDNTKYFMVSLFLQQLYREMLTVADECGGKLPNRVMIFADEIGTIPKIQSMEMMFSAGRSRRISMVPIIQSFAQLEKNYGREGSAIISDNCQDILFGGFAPNSESAEILSKALGNQTVMSGSISRGKNDPSQSLQMIQRPLMTPDELKTLPKGNFILAKTGCCPMRTKLPLFLKWGITFDKTYEVDERATRKVSYADRFELEQEILRQNCAYEDDYDESPEPPDAATGGIAHTPAPEPPEQMPALRTD